The following is a genomic window from Bordetella petrii.
GTGGCGCCAGGGTAGTGTCGATTGCCGCCACGGCATTGATGAAATCGGGGCCGGCGGCATCCACGGGCGCGCTGCGGTAAAGGCTGGAAGACCGGCAGGCCAGGATGCCCGGCGTGGCGGCCAGCTCGTGCAATACGGCGCGCAGCGTGGCCTGGGCATCGCCCAGATTGGCGCCCAGGCCTATGTAGGCGCGCGCCGTGTGGGTCATTCGGCCTCGCGCGGCGCGGCGGCGCGGCGCGGACGGCGGCGCCGCTTGCGCGGGGCGCCGGCTTCGGCCGGGTCGCGCGGCAGGCGGCCCAGTTCTTCGATCATGTCGGCGCGGGTGGCGTCGTCGCCATTGGCCAGGTCCATCCACCACTGGGCCAGCACGCTGTCGAACTCGCCGGCCGCGGCCCGCAATTGCAGGAAGTCGCAGGCCGCGCGAAAGCGCGGCTGCTCGATCATGCGGTAGATGGTCTTGCCCATGCGGCGCTCGAAGCGGGGCTGCATGAACCAGATTTCGCGCATGTCGGCCGAAAACCGGCGCTGGATGGCCAGCTTTTCGGTCTGCTCGTCCAGCACCGAATCGGCGGCGCGCACCAGCGCGGGCACCGAGTGTTCACCCTGGGCGCGCAGCTGCTTCCAGCGCGATTCCACTTGCTGCCACAACAGCGACGCAAACAGGAAGCTGGGGCTGATGCTCTTGCCGGCGCGCACGCGCGAGTCGGTGCGTTCGAGCGCCAGCTCGACGAAGTGTTCGCCGCCGGGCTGCTCCAGCACGACGTCAAGCAGAGGCAGCAGGCCGTGATGCAGGCCGTCGGCGCGCAACTGGCGCAGGCAGTCCATGGCATGGCCGCAGGTCAGCAGCTTGAGCATTTCGTCGAACAGGCGCGAGGCCGGCACGTTCTCGATCAGCGGCGCCATGGTGCCGATGGGCTTGCGTGTGGCGGGGTCGATGCTGCCATTGAGCTTGGCGGCGAAACGCACGGCGCGCAGCATGCGCACCGGGTCTTCGCGGTAGCGCTGGGCCGGGTCGCCAATGATGCGCACCTGGCGTTTTTTCAGGTCTTGCACGCCGTTGTGGTAGTCAATGACCTCTTCGGTGTGCGGATCGTAGTACAGCGCGTTCATGGTGAAATCGCGCCGCGCGGCATCTTCTTCGTGGGTGCCGAACACATTGTCGCGCAGGATGCGGCCGTGCTCGTCGGTCTCCTGGTCTTGCGAGGCAGGAGCCCGGAACGTAGAGGTTTCGATGATCTCCTGGCCGAACACCACGTGCACCAGCTGGAAGCGCCGGCCAATGATGCGGGCGCGGCGGAACAGCGGGCGGATCTGTTCGGGCGTGGCGTTGGTGGCCACGTCGAAATCCTTGGGTTCCAGGCCCACGATCAGGTCGCGCACGGCGCCGCCCACGATGTAGGCCGAATAGCCGTGCTGGCGCAGCACTTCACAGACCTTGATGGCGTGGCGGGAAACGTTGCGCCGGTCGATGCCGTGCTTGTCGCGCGTGATGCGCTGAGGCCCTCGGGCCGCCGGCGTGAACAGCCGGCTGACAAATTTTTTTATGGTGTCGGTGATCATTAGGATTTGGCGTCTTCCATGTGCTCGAACAGGTCGAGCACCTGCCAGCCGCGCGTGCGCGCAATGTCGCGCAGCGACGGGCTGGGATTGGCCGCCACGGGCCGGCTGACGGCCTCGAGCAGCGGTACATCGTTGACCGAATCGCTATAAAAGAACGATTCGGAGAAATCCGCAAGCGTCAGTCCCATGCCGGCCAGCCACTGTTTGACGCGCACGACCTTGCCTTCTTTGAAGCTGGGCGTGCCCTGGATGCGGCCGGTGTAGCGGCCGTTGCGGTATTCGGGATCGGTGGCGATCAGGTGCGGCACGCCGAAGGCGCGCGCAATGGGCGCCGTGACGAAGCTGTTGGTGGCCGTGACCAGCGCGCACAGGTCGCCGGCCGACAGGTGCCGCTCGACCAGCTGCAGGGCCTGCGGGGTGATGTCGGGGCGCACGACCTGCGCCATGAATTCTTCGTGCCAGGCTGCCAGGTCGAACGGCGTATGCGCGGCCAGCAGGCCCAGCATGAACTCGGCCGCCTGTTCGGCGGTGAGCTGGCCCTGGTTGTAGCGCACCATCAGGTCGTCGTTGCGGCGGCGCGCTTCGTCGGGATCGCCGGCGCGTCCGGTGCGCGCCAGGAAATCGGCCCACTGGTAGTCGCTGTCGAGCGGCAGCAGCGTGTGATCCAGGTCGAACAGCGCGAGTCGTCGGGGCGTCATGGCGTTTGCGTATCGGGGTCTGCCAGCATGGCGCGCAGCAGCGGAATGGTAATGGGCCGGCCGGTGGCCAGGGAATAGCGGTCTAGCGCGTCGAGCAGGGCGGCAAGCTTGCGGATGTCGCGTTCGCGGTGCGTGAGCATCCATTGGATGACTTCGGGCGCCAGCTGCAGGCCGCGTTCGGCGGCTTGTGCCGCCAGCGCGGCCCGCTTGTCGGCGTCGGACAGCGGTTCCAGCCGGAAGACCAGGTCCCAGCCCAGGCGGGTGCGCAGGTCTTCGCGCAACGGCATGGACAGGGGCGCGCGGTCGCCGGCCACCGCCAAGGCGAATGCGCGGCTGGTGGCCGCGCATTCGCGCCACCGATTGTACAGGGCGAACAGGCCGGCCTGCCGGGCGTCGTCCATGCGGTGCACGTCGTCGATGGCTACCACCGTCGGCATGGCGGCGGCGGAGTCGGCGCCGGCCAGCTGCCGCAGCGCCTGGGCCCCTTGCGCCGCGTCGATATACATGGCGCCCGGCACGGCGGCCAGCCCGCGCAGCAGGTGGCTGCGGCCGCAGCCGGCGGCGCCCCACAGGTATACGGCCCGGCCCGGCGCCAGCGCGCGCGCGGCGGCCAGCGCTTCGCCATTGGGACCGGCGATGTAGTTCTGCAGCGTGGGGGCGGTTGCGGGAAGAACGTCGAGCAGCAGCTGGCGATTCATGGGTGGCGATAGGTACAGGGCGGGGTGGCGCGGCCCTTGCGGGCCGGGCTGAACGATAGCAGGCGCGCGGGCATCGTAAAATGCTGGCGCGGCACCCCGTCAACCCTGCAATTGTTACATACCCCACGGTTTTTCTCATGACTACTCAACCTTCCGCCCCCCTGACGTACCGCGACGCCGGCGTCGACATCGACGCGGGCGACGCCCTGGTCGACCGCATCAAGCCTCTGGCTGCGCGCACCATGCGTCCCGGCGTGCTGGCCGGCATCGGCGGGTTCGGCGCC
Proteins encoded in this region:
- the hda gene encoding DnaA regulatory inactivator Hda: MNRQLLLDVLPATAPTLQNYIAGPNGEALAAARALAPGRAVYLWGAAGCGRSHLLRGLAAVPGAMYIDAAQGAQALRQLAGADSAAAMPTVVAIDDVHRMDDARQAGLFALYNRWRECAATSRAFALAVAGDRAPLSMPLREDLRTRLGWDLVFRLEPLSDADKRAALAAQAAERGLQLAPEVIQWMLTHRERDIRKLAALLDALDRYSLATGRPITIPLLRAMLADPDTQTP
- the pcnB gene encoding polynucleotide adenylyltransferase PcnB, producing MITDTIKKFVSRLFTPAARGPQRITRDKHGIDRRNVSRHAIKVCEVLRQHGYSAYIVGGAVRDLIVGLEPKDFDVATNATPEQIRPLFRRARIIGRRFQLVHVVFGQEIIETSTFRAPASQDQETDEHGRILRDNVFGTHEEDAARRDFTMNALYYDPHTEEVIDYHNGVQDLKKRQVRIIGDPAQRYREDPVRMLRAVRFAAKLNGSIDPATRKPIGTMAPLIENVPASRLFDEMLKLLTCGHAMDCLRQLRADGLHHGLLPLLDVVLEQPGGEHFVELALERTDSRVRAGKSISPSFLFASLLWQQVESRWKQLRAQGEHSVPALVRAADSVLDEQTEKLAIQRRFSADMREIWFMQPRFERRMGKTIYRMIEQPRFRAACDFLQLRAAAGEFDSVLAQWWMDLANGDDATRADMIEELGRLPRDPAEAGAPRKRRRRPRRAAAPREAE
- a CDS encoding HAD family hydrolase → MTPRRLALFDLDHTLLPLDSDYQWADFLARTGRAGDPDEARRRNDDLMVRYNQGQLTAEQAAEFMLGLLAAHTPFDLAAWHEEFMAQVVRPDITPQALQLVERHLSAGDLCALVTATNSFVTAPIARAFGVPHLIATDPEYRNGRYTGRIQGTPSFKEGKVVRVKQWLAGMGLTLADFSESFFYSDSVNDVPLLEAVSRPVAANPSPSLRDIARTRGWQVLDLFEHMEDAKS